The Thunnus thynnus chromosome 2, fThuThy2.1, whole genome shotgun sequence genome includes a region encoding these proteins:
- the loxhd1b gene encoding lipoxygenase homology domain-containing protein 1, translated as MPTKKKKTRQRAEDETKDVDDEDSEDQKPKLKKKSKQVSESEDAERLKKKFKDSDEEGYNSDTSGPDVRRNKKKGKNKEKVKNKKKKAKEESGDELSNASQDTDNEDNNDSKSKKRGGQLPDVIQTTKKGTKKSSVKDKMGSKDKKSKKDSEKEEEQAAGDEEEGKKKKKDKKKKGSVKGDSDEDAKKTKSKKKKVENYVEIYEKELQNYEPEKVENYEDEYHKKKVYEVVTITGDERGAGTDANVFVTLFGDYGITPKVHLASNTEKRSRTAFERAKTDVFRIRTHNVGSLKKIRIEHDNTGLNPSWFLDRVMITDVIRPHLRFYFACNNWLSKVEGDCLYVRDLLGSMDPMEMPKYNKYVVTVFTADVKGSGTDADVFINIFGEFGDTGERLLDNKKNNFEKGTEDKFTIEAPNLGKVRKVTIGHNNKGSSAGWFVDKVILDDLGNKTVYEFPVSRWFAIDEDDGKIQRDILVGGSQPTGIVYNVQIVTGNIRGAGTNSKIHIVMHGSKGMKNSGKVFLEGGKFERDLTDIFTVEIAALLSPLSRVTIGHDNGGVSAGWYCEKVVVYCPFTGIEQTFPCSKWLDEREGDGLIERELYEMVSLRQKRQKKHPWSLWIWTSDLANAGTDAGISFQVYGEKGKSDEIRLDNKTDNFEQGQVDRFMVELPDLGKLTKLRIWHEKRNPFAGWHLSKATLMKTLTKEKYTFPCERWLDTNEDDNEVVRELPATGELIAEPLPLIKYRVTVCTGTIGGSGTDASVFLNLIGDLGDTGDRELVNCKNNINKFEKGNLDEFIIEAVAIGQVHRVRIGHDGKGGGCGWFLNKVIVREEGQAEANAVEFPCNRWLDRNEDDGQIVRELVPFSDGQRLYNVEYHIAVKTGDIPGGSSDSNVFVKLYGEKGDTSKMMLLVSDNNLGNYFETGRIDIFTVETFEIGQINRMMIGHTNEGMRAGWFLDSVQIMVPVTGKHYMFPSHRWLCKDEADGKTEVEIYPSEILDMEQLINYEITVVTGDVMFAGTNARVFIQIYGDKGKTEVITLKSRSNNFERNTTEIFKREAKDVGKVFKIRIGHDNSGIGAGWFLETVDVKHLIMALVPKEKKKEDKKKKKKKKKDEEDEDEEGEEMQEVVLTYHFPCSRWLARGEEDGELVVELLPEDAEELEVNTYEVSVFTGDMMGAGTDANVFINIYGENGDTGERYLKSSDNLNKFERGQEDVFTVTAIDLGPLKKLRIRHDNTQSYSSWYLDRVEIVDTQDDTTYYFPCNRWLAVDEDDGQIARELVPVDEAFMRKDEDEEGTGATLGLEQKSMSTTYTLKIKTGEKKYAGTDANVFAILFGENDDTGIVNLKACKNYKNKFEQGMINEFTVEAVDLGDLEKLRIGHDNSGGSPGWFLDWVEIDAPSQGQRLRFPCGRWLDKGEDDGAIVRDLYPAELQTEFYMPFVPYEIKIYTSDVFAAGTDADVFIVLYGRKGVCTQQKHLCVNKRERRLYFERGAEDMFIVELEDVGDIIEKIRIGHDNRGTNPGWHLDRVEIRRQLRKGKGSETTIFPCECWLAKSEDDGETVRELVPSDIITEKLLRDGTLKRTETEVEDALETHSYQVSVRTGDMYGAGTDANVFLTIYGDLGDTGERKLAKSENNKNKFERGEVDKFTIEAVDLGQVFKIHIRHDNSMTGADWYLDQVEVLDVEAEEVYMFLCERWLSTKKEDKRLARTFFVKGYEGERNTDPNSKKIAQAKLGLDRNANKKKKKKKVAVVEEGPIIPYHFTLSTGIDHDSSTTARVYVIIIGPGEVETERLWLDPPEGKKSFTAGTMDHFVCYGTDVGEIKRVELGHNGVTPESCWLVDELSVAVPTKGIKYIFPCKCWLAKDRGDGLTARLFNVLDSSTINIIRKVVYSATVVTGDTQYAGTDTNIFLTVYGANGSTEEMLLPKNEDRFERGQEDTFSLEIDDIAPLKKIRVRIDGTGSRPDWFLDRILMRNLITEEVYVFTYENWLSKTKGPKRTKVCELAAVVDEEEMVENTTYIIQVQTSDVGFAGTDANVFVMVFGEYGDTGTLPLKESTNRNKFERKMKDVFRFPDMLSLGELSKVRVWHDNKGPAPGWHLEYIDVKDEAMDQTFRFPCDRWLAKSEDDRQIMRELACANNDSIDLSDKTQYEIATTTANTDDASTTENAWIVLEGRKARSKEFVLENKKNKFLCGATGTFEFSSKHVGEIAGICLGHITKDGKKVKNEAFWHIMEVVVTEKELGNKYFFHCNAQIPLAAKKDQFLTFECYKSIESFASKVRNLVPVKYEIIIITGDVKGAGTDANVFITIYGVNGDSGRRHLRQKFRNLFERGQTDCFVLEMLDLGELLRIKVEHDNTRSNCGWYLECVEVTNTANSVTTIFQCGKWLDTQKADGQIQRVLYPRY; from the exons TGTATGAAGTGGTGACCATCACTGGTGATGAGAGAGGAGCAGGCACAGATGCCAACGTGTTTGTCACTCTGTTCGGAGACTATGGCATCACTCCCAAAGTCCATCTGGCGAGCAA CACAGAGAAGAG GAGTCGCACTGCATTTGAGAGGGCTAAAACTGATGTGTTCAGGATTAGAACTCACAATGTTGGATCTTTGAAGAAGATACG GATTGAGCACGATAACACCGGCCTGAACCCCAGCTGGTTCCTGGACAGAGTGATGATTACAGATGTGATCAGGCCTCACCTGAGGTTCTACTTTGCTTGTAACAACTGGCTCAGTAAAGTGGAGGGAGACTGCCTTTATGTCAGAGACCTGCTGGGCAGCATGGACCCCATGGAAATGCCCAAAT ATAATAAATATGTGGTGACGGTTTTTACTGCTGATGTAAAAGGCAGTGGAACAGATGCAGATGTCTTCATCAATATCTTTGGGGAGTTTGGAGACACAG gGGAAAGGCTacttgacaacaagaaaaataactttGAAAAAGGCACAGAGGACAAATTCACCATAGAAGCACCAAACTTGGGCAAAGTGAGAAAAGTCACTATCGGCCACAATAACAAAGGCTCCTCAGCAGGATGGTTTGTGGATAAG gtgattttggatgatctggGAAACAAAACAGTGTATGAATTTCCAGTCAGTCGGTGGTTTGCCATCGATGAAGATGATGGAAAAATACAGAGGGACATTTTGGTAGGAGGGAGCCAGCCCACAG GTATTGTGTACAACGTCCAGATTGTGACAGGGAACATCCGAGGGGCCGGGACTAACTCCAAAATCCACATCGTGATGCACGGCTCGAAAGGCATGAAGAATAGTGGCAAG GTGTTTCTGGAAGGAGGAAAGTTTGAGCGTGACCTGACAGACATCTTCACTGTTGAGATCGCTGCGCTCCTCAGCCCACTCAGCAGGGTGACCATCGGACACGACAATGGAGGAGTCAGTGCTGGGTGGTACTGTGAGAAG GTGGTGGTGTACTGTCCGTTCACAGGGATTGAGCAGACCTTCCCGTGTAGTAAATGGCtggatgagagagagggagatgggcTGATAGAGCGAGAGCTCTACGAGATGGTCTCACTCAggcagaaaagacagaaaa AGCACCCCTGGTCCTTGTGGATCTGGACATCAGATCTGGCCAATGCAGGAACCGACGCAGGTATCTCCTTCCAGGTGTATGGAGAGAAGGGCAAGTCGGACGAGATCAGACTGGACAACAAAACAGATAATTTTGAACAGGGACAGGTGGACAGGTTCATG GTTGAGCTGCCTGATTTGGGAAAACTGACCAAACTCCGTATCTGGCATGAGAAGAGAAATCCTTTTGCAGGATGGCATCTTAGTAAG GCAACTCTGATGAAAACATTAACAAAGGAGAAGTATACATTTCCCTGTGAGCGCTGGCTGGACACGAATGAAGACGACAATGAGGTTGTGAGGGAGTTACCTGCCACCGGAGAACTAATCGCTGAGCCGCTGCCCT TGATAAAGTACAGAGTGACTGTTTGCACTGGGACCATAGGTGGCAGTGGCACAGATGCCTCCGTTTTTCTCAATCTGATTGGAGACTTAGGGGACACCGGAGATCGAGAGCTTGTCAActgcaaaaacaacatcaacaagtTTGAGAAAGGAAAC TTGGACGAGTTTATAATCGAGGCCGTAGCCATCGGGCAGGTCCACAGGGTGAGGATTGGGCATGATGGCAAAGGTGGAGGCTGCGGCTGGTTTCTTAATAAAGTGATTGTAAGAGAAGAGGGGCAGGCTGAGGCGAACGCTGTAGAATTCCCCTGTAACAG ATGGCTGGACCGCAACGAGGATGATGGACAGATTGTTAGAGAGTTGGTGCCATTCTCAGATGGGCAACGCCTTTACA atGTTGAATATCACATCGCAGTGAAGACAGGTGACATCCCTGGTGGCAGTTCGGACTCCAACGTGTTTGTCAAGCTCTACGGGGAGAAAGGTGACACCAGTAAGATGATGCTGTTGGTCTCTGACAACAACCTGGGGAACTACTTTGAGACGGGCCGCATTGACATCTTCACAGTGGAAACCTTTGAAATTGGACAG ATCAACCGAATGATGATCGGCCACACCAATGAAGGCATGCGTGCCGGCTGGTTCTTGGACAGTGTTCAGATCATGGTTCCAGTCACTGGAAAGCACTACATGTTCCCCAGTCACCGCTGGCTGTGCAAGGATGAAGCTGACGGCAAGACAGAGGTGGAGATTTACCCCAGTGAGATCCTGGACATGGaacaat TAATTAACTATGAGATTACAGTAGTGACTGGAGATGTGATGTTTGCCGGCACAAACGCCAGAGTGTTCATCCAGATTTACGGCGACAAAGGGAAGACGGAGGTCATCACACTCAAAAGCAGATCCAACAACTTTGAGCGGAACACCACAGAAATATTCAAG AGAGAGGCCAAAGATGTGGGAAAGGTCTTCAAGATCCGCATCGGTCATGACAACTCAGGGATCGGAGCTGGCTGGTTCCTGGAGACTGTTGATGTCAAACATCTAATCATGGCCCTGGTGcccaaagagaagaaaaaagaggacaagaaaaagaagaagaaaaagaagaaggatgaggaagatgaagacgaggagggagaggagatgcAGGAAGTGGTGCTGACTTATCATTTCCCCTGTTCTCGCTGGCTGGCCCGGGGAGAGGAGGATGGCGAGCTGGTGGTGGAGCTGCTGCCTGAGGATGCAGAGGAACTGGAAG TGAACACCTATGAAGTGAGTGTCTTCACTGGTGACATGATGGGTGCTGGGACCGACGCCAATGTCTTCATCAATATTTATGGAGAAAACGGAGACACCGGAGAGCGCTACCTCAAGAGCTCTGACAACCTCAACAAATTTGAGCGGGGGCAG GAGGATGTTTTCACTGTGACAGCTATTGATTTGGGTCCTCTGAAGAAGCTTCGTATCCGTCATGACAATACACAGTCTTACTCATCGTGGTACTTGGATCGTGTGGAGATAGTGGACACACAGGATGATACAAC GTATTATTTCCCTTGTAACCGCTGGCTGGCAGTGGACGAGGACGATGGTCAGATAGCGAGAGAACTGGTTCCTGTGGACGAAGCCTTCATGAGGAAGGATGAGGACGAGGAGGGGACCGGCGCCACTCTGGGGCTCGAGCAAAAAT CCATGTCTACTACATATactcttaaaataaaaactggagAAAAGAAGTATGCTGGAACCGACGCAAACGTCTTTGCCATCCTATTTGGTGAAAATGACGACACGG GAATCGTCAACCTGAAGGCCTGTAAGAACTATAAGAATAAGTTCGAGCAGGGGATGATCAATGAGTTCACTGTGGAGGCGGTGGACTTGGGCGATCTGGAAAAGCTTCGAATTGGCCACGACAACTCAG GGGGTTCACCTGGTTGGTTCTTGGACTGGGTCGAGATCGATGCCCCCTCACAGGGTCAAAGACTACGCTTCCCATGCGGCCGCTGGCTGGACAAAGGAGAGGACGATGGGGCAATAGTGAGGGATCTCTATCCTGCTGAGTTACAGACTGAGTTCTACATGCCAT TTGTGCCTTATGAGATAAAGATATACACCAGTGATGTGTTTGCTGCTGGAACGGACGCCGATGTGTTCATAGTTTTGTACGGCCGGAAGGGAGTCTGCACGCAGCAGAAACACCTGTGTGtcaacaagagagagagacggctGTACTTTGAGAGGGGAGCTGAGGACATGTTTATTGTGGAG TTGGAAGATGTCGGTGACATTATAGAGAAGATCAGGATAGGACATGACAACAGGGGCACCAACCCAGGATGGCACCTTGACAGGGTGGAGATCAGACGCCAGCTCAGGAAAGGAAAG GGTTCAGAGACAACCATTTTCCCGTGTGAGTGCTGGCTCGCCAAATCTGAAGATGATGGGGAGACAGTGAGGGAGCTGGTcccctctgacatcatcacagagAAACTGCTCAGGGATGGGACGCTGAAGCGGACCGAAACAGAGGTGGAGGACGCTTTGGAAA CTCACTCATACCAGGTGTCTGTGCGGACAGGTGATATGTATGGAGCAGGAACTGATGCCAACGTCTTTCTCACCATCTACGGAGACCTGGGAGACACTGGAGAGCGCAAACTCGCCAAATCTGagaacaacaagaacaaatTTGAGAGAGGAGAG gtgGACAAGTTCACCATCGAGGCTGTGGACCTGGGCCAAGTGTTCAAGATACACATTCGTCACGACAACTCCATGACAGGAGCCGACTGGTACCTCGACCAGGTGGAGGTGCTGGATGTGGAAGCAGAGGAGGTGTACATGTTCCTGTGTGAGCGCTGGCTGTCGACAAAGAAAGAGGACAAACGCTTAGCGAGGACCTTCTTTGTCAAG GGCTACGAGGGTGAAAGAAACACTGACCCAAATTCCAAGAAGATTGCTCAGGCCAAACTGGGGCTGGATAGAAATgccaacaagaagaaaaagaagaaaaaggtggcagtggtggaagaaggtCCAA TCATCCCCTATCACTTCACTTTGTCAACGGGGATTGACCATGATAGCAGCACCACAGCCAGGGTCTATGTCATCATCATTGGCCCCGGCGAAGTCGAGACAGAACGATTATGGTTGGACCCGCCAGAGGGAAAGAAATCCTTCACAGCTGGCACCATGGACCATTTTGTGTGTTATGGAACTGACGTAGGAGAGATCAAGCGTGTGGAA CTCGGCCATAACGGTGTCACACCAGAGAGCTGCTGGTTGGTGGATGAGCTGTCGGTTGCCGTGCCAACCAAAGGTATCAAGTACATCTTTCCATGTAAGTGCTGGCTGGCTAAAGACAGGGGAGATGGTCTGACTGCCAGACTGTTCAACGTGCTGGACTCCAGCACGATCAACATTATCCGCAAA GTTGTTTATTCAGCTACGGTTGTCACAGGTGACACTCAGTATGCAGGCACTGATACCAACATTTTCCTGACAGTGTATGGAGCCAATGGGAGCACAGAGGAAATGCTGCTGCCCAAAAATGAAGACAG GTTTGAAAGAGGCCAAGAGGACACATTCAGCCTGGAGATAGATGACATTGCTCCTCTGAAGAAGATCAGAGTTCGGATTGATGGCACTGGGAGTCGTCCCGACTGGTTTCTGGACAGG ATCCTGATGCGGAAcctgatcacagaggaagtgTATGTTTTCACCTATGAGAACTGGCTGTCCAAGACTAAAGGGCCAAAGAGGACCAAAGTGTGCGAACTGGCAGCTGtggtggatgaggaggagatgGTGGAGAACACGACTTACATCATCCAAGTCCAGACCAGTGATGTCGGAT TTGCCGGCACTGACGCCAATGTGTTTGTGATGGTGTTCGGGGAGTACGGGGATACTGGGACGCTGCCTCTGAAGGAGAGCACCAACCGGAACAAGTTTGAGCGTAAAATGAAAGATGTGTTCAGATTCCCTGACATGCTCAGTCTGGGCGAGCTGTCAAAAGTCAGAGTCTGGCATGATAACAAAG GCCCAGCTCCAGGTTGGCACTTGGAGTACATTGATGTGAAAGATGAGGCCATGGACCAGACCTTTAGGTTCCCCTGCGACCGCTGGTTGGCTAAAAGCGAAGACGACAGGCAGATCATGAGGGAGCTGGCCTGTGCCAACAACGACTCAATAGACCTCAGTGACAAAACCC AATATGAAATTGCCACAACAACTGCTAACACAGACGATGCTTCCACCACTGAAAACGCCTGGATTGTGTTGGAAGGAAGGAAAGCCCGTTCCAAGGAGTTTGTTCTggagaataagaaaaataagttCTTATG TGGTGCCACTGGCACGTTCGAGTTTTCGTCCAAGCACGTGGGAGAGATTGCCGGCATCTGCCTCGGCCACATAACGAAAGACGGCAAGAAAGTGAAGAATGAAGCTTTCTGGCACATCATGGAGGTGGTGGTGACAGAGAAGGAGCTGGGAAACAA GTATTTCTTCCACTGTAATGCACAAATCCCTCTGGCAGCCAAGAAGGACCAGTTCCTGACATTTGAGTGCTACAAGTCCATCGAGAGCTTTGCGAGCAAAGTCCGTAACCTGGTGCCTGTCAAGTAtgagatcatcatcatcactgggGACGTCAAAGGGGCCGGCACAGACGCCAACGTTTTCATCACCATCTATGGCGTCAACGGTGACTCAGGGAGGCGTCATCTACGGCAGAAGTTCCGCAACCTTTTTGAACGTGGGCAAACGGACTGCTTTGTACTTGAGATGCTGGACCTCGGGGAGCTGCTGAGGATCAAAGTGGAGCACGACAACACCCGCTCCAACTGTGGGTGGTATTTAGAGTGTGTTGAAGTGACCAACACAGCCAACTCAGTCACAACCATCTTCCAGTGTGGGAAGTGGCTGGACACTCAAAAAGCCGACGGGCAGATTCAGCGAGTGCTCTACCCGAGGTATTAG